GATGAAAAGCTTCACGGCAATGAAATCAATGTGGTACCCGTTTTAGGGCATCCTGAGGACGACGGTTACCTGAAATTGATCGGCAAAAAATGCGAGGCATTTGTAGCGGTTGATGACAACAAATACAGAAAATTTCTGGTAGAACTGCTCAATGAGAGAAGAAAAGTACAGCCTGTCAATGCCGTGCACGAAAGGGCTTATATTTCAACGGATGCAGCCATTGGTCATGGCAACTTCATCAATGCCAACAGCCATATTGGTGCCGGAGCTAAGATTGGTAACCACTGCATCATTCACTCAGGAGCGATCGTTGAGCATCAGGCCGAAGTGGGAGATTTCGTTCAGTTAGGGGCCGGCTCTGTAGTCAATTCGAATGTGACCATCAAAGAAGGCGCTTTTATTGGTTCCGGTGTAGTGATCGTGTCTGGAATTACCATTGGTAAAGACGCCAGAGTTGGTGCCGGCTCTGTGGTGATTGCTGATGTCAAAGACGGTGAAACTGTTTTTGGCAACCCTGCGGCACCCATAAGAAAGTAAAATCAATTCAATAATACACCAAAACACCCTGTCGGAAACAGGGCATAAGTTATGGAAAACAACAATTACAGCATCCTGCTTTATTATTGCTATGCACAGATCGAAGATCCTGAGGCATACAGAGAAGAACACCACCTGTTCTGTATAGAAAACAATATCAGAGGCCGTATCATCATCTCGCCCGAAGGTCTGAATGGTACCGTATCCGGACTTAAGGAAGATTGTGAGAAGTACATGGCTTATGTGCATTCAGATCCAAGATTTGCCAAAACGGAATTCAAAATCGAATCCCACGACAAGCATGCCTTTGCAAAAATCCATGTGAGGGTCAAACCTGAGATTGTACACAGCAGCCTGCGCCATATTGATCCCAATGTGAAAACAGGAAAACACTTGGAACCTGAAGAATTCAAAGCTTTAAAAGATCAGGAAGACGTGGTCATTCTGGATGTCCGCTCCAATTATGAGCACGAACTCGGCAGGTTCAAGAATGCCATTACCCTGGATATTGA
This Cecembia calidifontis DNA region includes the following protein-coding sequences:
- a CDS encoding acetyltransferase, yielding MDKPVIILGAKGIAHPALEIFNSNQIIVYGFLEEDEKLHGNEINVVPVLGHPEDDGYLKLIGKKCEAFVAVDDNKYRKFLVELLNERRKVQPVNAVHERAYISTDAAIGHGNFINANSHIGAGAKIGNHCIIHSGAIVEHQAEVGDFVQLGAGSVVNSNVTIKEGAFIGSGVVIVSGITIGKDARVGAGSVVIADVKDGETVFGNPAAPIRK